In the genome of Pseudomonas sp. HS6, one region contains:
- a CDS encoding amino acid ABC transporter permease produces MKQKKAQWPWHVLTVLVLIGLAGALYYATSLMSYEWRWNRVPQYFAYQAEETQRATDISTVSELVRKGGSAQVTLRNDAGDEQHLTVDENSLQFAQGDDVAEGDVVGVTRHWAAGPLLWGLWTTLWLSVVSGVLGLLIGLATGLCRLSSNPTLRDLSTIYVELVRGTPLLVQIFIFYFFIGTVMNLSREFAGIAALSLFTGAYVAEIIRSGVQSIARGQNEAARSLGLSAGQSMRHVVLPQALKRVLPPLAGQFISLVKDTSLVSVIAITELLKSGREVITTSFSPFEILFCVAGLYLLINLPLSKIASRLERRLAQSD; encoded by the coding sequence ATGAAACAGAAAAAAGCCCAATGGCCCTGGCACGTCCTGACTGTGCTGGTGCTGATCGGCCTGGCCGGCGCGCTGTATTACGCCACGTCGCTGATGTCCTACGAATGGCGCTGGAACCGCGTGCCGCAGTACTTCGCCTATCAGGCCGAGGAAACCCAGCGCGCCACCGACATTTCCACCGTCAGCGAACTGGTGCGCAAGGGCGGCAGCGCGCAAGTCACCCTGCGCAACGATGCCGGTGACGAGCAGCACCTGACCGTCGACGAAAACAGCCTGCAATTCGCCCAGGGCGATGATGTGGCCGAGGGTGACGTCGTAGGTGTTACCCGACATTGGGCGGCGGGTCCGCTGCTGTGGGGTCTGTGGACGACGCTTTGGCTGTCGGTGGTCTCCGGCGTGCTTGGGCTGTTGATCGGTCTGGCGACCGGGCTGTGCCGGCTGTCGAGCAACCCGACCCTGCGCGACCTGTCGACGATCTATGTCGAACTGGTGCGCGGTACGCCGCTGCTGGTGCAGATCTTCATTTTCTACTTCTTTATCGGCACGGTGATGAACCTGTCCCGGGAGTTCGCCGGGATCGCTGCGCTGTCGCTGTTTACCGGCGCCTATGTGGCGGAAATCATCCGTTCCGGCGTGCAGTCGATTGCCCGTGGGCAGAATGAAGCGGCGCGTTCACTCGGTCTGAGCGCTGGCCAGTCGATGCGTCATGTGGTGCTGCCGCAAGCCTTGAAGCGTGTGCTGCCACCGCTGGCGGGGCAGTTCATCAGTCTGGTGAAAGACACCTCGCTGGTGTCGGTGATCGCCATCACCGAGCTGCTGAAAAGCGGCCGTGAAGTCATCACTACCTCGTTTTCGCCGTTCGAAATCCTGTTCTGCGTTGCCGGCCTGTACCTGTTGATCAACCTGCCGCTGTCGAAAATCGCCAGCCGGCTTGAGCGGAGGCTCGCGCAAAGTGATTGA
- a CDS encoding transporter substrate-binding domain-containing protein, with amino-acid sequence MKKYLSMLLVGVTALVAVNAAQAGAIDDAVKRGTLKVGMDPTYMPFEMTNKRGEIIGFEVDILKAMSKAMGVKLELVSTGYDGIIPALMTDKFDMIGSGMTLTQERNLRLNFSEPFIVVGQTLLIRKELEGTIKSYKDLNTADYRITSKLGTTGEMVAKKLIAKAKYHGYDNEQEAVLDVVNGKADAFIYDAPYNVVAVNKVGAGKLVFLDKPFTYEPLAFGLKKGDYDSINFINNFLRQIHEDGTYDRIHDKWFKSTEWLKDME; translated from the coding sequence ATGAAGAAGTATCTGTCGATGCTGCTGGTCGGCGTCACGGCACTGGTTGCAGTCAATGCGGCGCAGGCCGGGGCAATCGATGACGCGGTCAAGCGCGGCACCTTGAAAGTCGGGATGGACCCGACCTACATGCCGTTCGAAATGACCAACAAGCGCGGCGAGATCATCGGTTTCGAAGTCGACATCCTCAAAGCCATGTCCAAGGCCATGGGCGTCAAGCTGGAGCTGGTTTCGACCGGTTACGACGGCATCATCCCGGCGCTGATGACCGACAAGTTCGACATGATCGGCAGCGGCATGACCCTGACCCAGGAACGCAACCTGCGCCTGAACTTCAGCGAACCGTTCATCGTGGTCGGCCAGACCCTGCTGATCCGCAAGGAGCTGGAAGGCACCATCAAGTCCTATAAAGACCTGAACACCGCCGACTACCGCATCACCTCCAAGCTCGGCACCACCGGCGAAATGGTCGCCAAGAAGCTGATCGCCAAGGCCAAATACCATGGCTACGACAACGAGCAGGAAGCCGTGCTCGACGTGGTCAACGGCAAGGCCGACGCCTTCATCTACGACGCCCCGTACAACGTCGTTGCAGTGAACAAGGTCGGCGCCGGCAAGCTGGTGTTCCTCGACAAGCCGTTCACCTACGAGCCGCTGGCCTTCGGCTTGAAGAAGGGTGATTACGACAGCATCAACTTCATCAACAACTTCCTGCGCCAGATCCACGAAGACGGCACCTACGATCGCATCCATGACAAGTGGTTCAAGAGCACCGAGTGGCTCAAGGACATGGAATAA
- the mdoH gene encoding glucans biosynthesis glucosyltransferase MdoH, whose translation MSNSQVQPETLSEYLAHLPMTDEQRAELAGCQSFSELHERLSSSTFDAPTEAAQASVGKRLTLSTAEELEDAEMLGVDASGRVRLKATPPIRRTKVVPEPWRTNILVRGWRRLTGRTNPPQPPKDENVLPAARWRTVGSIRRYILLILMLGQTIVAGWYMKGIMPYQGWSFVDLEEVLHQPLLQTATQVLPYALQTSILIMFGILFCWVSAGFWTALMGFLELLTGHDKYRISGKSAGNEPIPKDARTALVMPICNEDVPRVFAGLRATFESVAATGDLDRFDFFVLSDSNDTDICVAEQQAWLDVCREAKGFGKIFYRRRRRRVKRKSGNLDDFCRRWGADYKYMVVLDADSVMSGECLTSLVRLMEATPDAGIIQTAPRASGMDTLYARMQQFATRVYGPLFTAGLHFWQLGESHYWGHNAIIRMKPFIDHCALAPLPGKGAFSGAILSHDFVEAALMRRAGWGVWIAYDLPGSYEELPPNLLDELKRDRRWCHGNLMNFRLFLVKGMHPVHRAVFLTGVMSYLSAPLWFFFLVLSTALLAVNTLMEPQYFMEPRQLYPLWPQWHPDKAVALFSTTIVLLFLPKLLSIILIWAKGAKEFGGKFKVTLSMLLEMLFSMLLAPVRMIFHTRFVLAAFLGWAATWNSPQRDDDSTPWSEAVKRHGPQTLLGFFWALLVIWLNPSFLWWLVPIVGSLMLSIPVSVISSRVGLGLKSRDESLFLIPEEYNPPQALLATDQYTHENRWHALNDGFVRAVVDPQQNALACSLATSRHGEAEPIEWLRQERVRHAIKVGPAGLNNHDRLQLLSDPVALARLHEQVWAEGHAEWLDAWRASVKADPHAPLLPLKPLSLQAQPA comes from the coding sequence ATGAGTAACTCTCAAGTACAGCCAGAGACTCTGTCCGAGTACCTGGCGCATCTGCCGATGACCGACGAGCAGCGCGCGGAACTCGCGGGCTGCCAGTCCTTCAGCGAATTGCATGAACGCCTGTCGTCCTCGACGTTCGACGCTCCGACCGAAGCCGCCCAGGCTTCGGTGGGCAAGCGCCTGACCCTGAGCACCGCCGAAGAGCTGGAAGACGCGGAAATGCTAGGCGTGGACGCCAGCGGTCGAGTTCGTCTCAAGGCCACACCGCCGATTCGTCGGACCAAGGTCGTGCCGGAGCCGTGGCGCACCAATATTCTGGTGCGTGGCTGGCGCCGCCTGACTGGCCGGACCAATCCGCCGCAACCGCCAAAAGACGAAAACGTGCTGCCTGCTGCGCGCTGGCGCACCGTTGGTTCGATCCGTCGCTACATTTTGCTGATCCTGATGCTCGGTCAGACCATCGTTGCCGGCTGGTACATGAAAGGCATCATGCCGTACCAAGGCTGGTCGTTCGTCGATCTGGAAGAAGTCCTGCATCAACCGCTGCTGCAAACTGCCACGCAAGTGCTGCCGTATGCGCTGCAAACCAGCATCCTGATCATGTTCGGGATTCTGTTCTGCTGGGTATCGGCCGGTTTCTGGACCGCGCTGATGGGCTTTCTCGAATTGCTCACTGGTCACGATAAGTACCGGATCTCCGGCAAAAGCGCCGGCAACGAGCCGATTCCGAAAGATGCGCGTACCGCACTGGTAATGCCGATCTGCAACGAAGATGTGCCTCGGGTGTTCGCCGGTCTGCGCGCGACGTTCGAGTCGGTGGCGGCCACGGGTGACCTGGATCGCTTCGACTTCTTCGTGCTCAGCGACAGTAACGACACCGATATCTGCGTCGCCGAGCAACAGGCCTGGCTGGACGTCTGCCGTGAAGCCAAGGGCTTCGGCAAGATCTTCTATCGCCGTCGTCGTCGTCGCGTCAAACGCAAGAGTGGCAACCTCGACGACTTCTGCCGTCGCTGGGGCGCTGACTACAAGTACATGGTCGTGCTCGACGCCGACTCGGTGATGAGCGGCGAGTGCCTGACCAGTCTGGTGCGCCTGATGGAGGCCACGCCGGACGCCGGTATCATCCAGACCGCGCCGCGTGCCTCGGGCATGGACACGCTGTATGCACGCATGCAGCAGTTCGCCACTCGCGTTTACGGTCCGCTGTTTACTGCCGGCCTGCACTTCTGGCAGCTGGGTGAATCCCACTACTGGGGTCACAACGCGATCATCCGCATGAAGCCGTTCATCGACCACTGCGCCCTGGCGCCGTTGCCGGGCAAAGGTGCGTTCTCCGGTGCGATCCTCTCTCACGACTTCGTTGAAGCTGCGCTGATGCGCCGTGCCGGCTGGGGCGTGTGGATTGCCTACGATCTGCCGGGCAGCTACGAAGAACTGCCGCCGAACCTGCTCGACGAACTCAAGCGTGACCGTCGCTGGTGCCACGGCAACCTGATGAACTTCCGCCTGTTCCTGGTAAAAGGCATGCACCCGGTGCACCGTGCGGTGTTCCTGACCGGCGTGATGTCTTACCTGTCGGCGCCGTTGTGGTTCTTCTTCCTGGTGCTATCGACCGCGCTGCTGGCGGTCAACACGCTGATGGAACCGCAGTATTTCATGGAGCCCCGTCAGCTCTATCCGCTGTGGCCGCAATGGCATCCGGATAAAGCGGTCGCACTGTTCTCGACGACCATCGTGCTGCTGTTCCTGCCGAAGCTGTTGAGCATCATCCTGATCTGGGCCAAGGGCGCGAAAGAGTTCGGCGGCAAGTTCAAAGTGACCCTGTCGATGCTGCTGGAGATGCTGTTCTCCATGCTGCTGGCACCGGTGCGGATGATATTCCACACCCGTTTCGTCCTCGCCGCGTTCCTCGGCTGGGCCGCGACCTGGAACTCGCCGCAGCGTGACGACGACTCCACGCCATGGAGCGAAGCGGTCAAGCGCCACGGCCCGCAGACCCTGCTGGGCTTCTTCTGGGCGCTGCTGGTGATCTGGCTGAACCCGAGCTTCCTGTGGTGGCTGGTGCCGATTGTCGGTTCGCTGATGCTGTCGATTCCGGTATCGGTAATTTCCAGCCGTGTGGGCCTGGGCCTCAAATCCCGTGACGAGAGCCTGTTCCTCATCCCCGAGGAATACAATCCGCCACAGGCGCTGCTGGCTACCGATCAGTACACCCACGAAAACCGCTGGCACGCGCTGAACGACGGCTTCGTCCGCGCCGTGGTCGATCCGCAGCAGAACGCCCTGGCGTGCTCGCTGGCGACCTCGCGTCACGGTGAGGCCGAGCCGATCGAGTGGCTGCGTCAGGAGCGTGTGCGTCACGCGATCAAGGTCGGCCCGGCCGGGTTGAACAACCATGATCGTCTGCAACTGCTGAGCGACCCGGTGGCCCTGGCCCGTCTGCACGAGCAGGTGTGGGCCGAAGGTCACGCCGAGTGGCTGGACGCGTGGCGGGCATCGGTGAAAGCTGATCCGCATGCGCCGCTGTTACCGCTCAAGCCTTTGAGCTTGCAGGCGCAGCCGGCCTGA